Proteins found in one Arachis stenosperma cultivar V10309 chromosome 8, arast.V10309.gnm1.PFL2, whole genome shotgun sequence genomic segment:
- the LOC130946521 gene encoding floral homeotic protein DEFICIENS yields the protein MARGKIQIKRIENTTNRQVTYSKRRNGLFKKANELTVLCDAKVSIIMFSSTGKLHEYISPSISTKQFFDQYQMTVGIDLWNSHYEHMQENLRKLKDVNRNLRQEIRQRMGDCLNDLGIEELKLLEEEMDKASKVIRERKYKMITNQIDQHRKKFNNEKEVHNRLLRDLDARAEDPRYGLVDNGEYESVIGFSNLGPRVFALSLQPSHPNAHSGGTAASDLTTYPLLF from the exons ATGGCTCGAGGGAAGATCCAGATCAAGAGGATAGAGAACACTACCAACAGACAGGTCACATACTCCAAACGACGCAACGGACTTTTCAAGAAGGCCAATGAGCTCACCGTTCTCTGCGATGCTAAGGTTTCTATAATCATGTTCTCTAGCACTGGCAAACTCCATGAGTACATTAGCCCCTCCATCTC AACTAAGCAGTTCTTCGATCAGTATCAGATGACCGTAGGAATTGATCTCTGGAACTCTCACTATGAG CATATGCAAGAAAACTTGAGGAAGCTGAAAGATGTAAACAGGAATCTTCGTCAGGAGATTAG GCAGAGGATGGGAGATTGTCTGAACGATCTGGGCATAGAAGAGCTTAAACTCCTTGAGGAAGAAATGGACAAGGCTTCTAAGGTTATTCGCGAGCGTAAG TACAAGATGATCACAAATCAGATTGACCAGCACAGGAAGAAG TTTAACAACGAGAAAGAAGTGCACAACAGACTCCTGCGTGATTTA GATGCAAGAGCAGAAGATCCACGTTATGGATTGGTGGATAATGGAGAGTATGAATCTGTCATAGGATTCTCAAATTTAGGTCCTCGCGTGTTTGCATTGAGCCTACAACCTAGCCATCCTAATGCACATAGTGGAGGAACAGCAGCCTCTGATCTTACCACTTACCCTTTACTTTTCTAG